Proteins encoded in a region of the Primulina huaijiensis isolate GDHJ02 unplaced genomic scaffold, ASM1229523v2 scaffold4153, whole genome shotgun sequence genome:
- the LOC140969412 gene encoding probable carboxylesterase 11, producing MPSIGVKLYSVFFKFMLKHRLQSRLQTPEGDASGGGAASLGVTSRPDEETAAAANPSFTDGVATKDYHIDPLTSLSIRIFIPDTCLRSPEILTKSRPGFGSDAAQSFNRRNSYGSPNNGVSSSNSNALTHAQNVDSNRRKSYAGSNDDLNLKSGSGIYRGYNPAGNKCRRLPVMLQFHGGGFVSGSNDSVGNDYFCRRIAKSCDVIVLAVGYRLAPENKYPAAFEDGLKVLHWLAKQTHLAECSKSLGSLKGGGADLRKTDGNWHVSDAFGASMVEPWLAAHGDPSRCVLLGVSCGGNIAEYVARKAVEAGKLLDPVKVVAQVLMYPFFIGSVPTHSEIKLANSYFYDKAMCVLAWKLLLTEEEFSLDHAAANPLVSGRGPPLKHMPPTLTVVAEHDWMRDRAIAYSEELRKVNVDAPVLEYKDAVHEFATLDMLLKTPQAQACAEDIAIWVKKHISLRGHEFSY from the exons ATGCCAAGCATAGGTGTGAAATTGTACAGtgtgtttttcaaatttatgcTAAAGCATCGGTTACAGAGCCGATTGCAGACACCCGAAGGCGATGCATCCGGTGGTGGCGCAGCCTCCTTGGGGGTAACGTCACGGCCTGATGAGGAGACGGCAGCGGCTGCCAACCCTTCCTTCACCGACGGTGTTGCCACTAAGGATTATCATATTGATCCCTTAACCTCTCTCTCGATCCGTATCTTTATTCCGGATACTTGCCTCCGTTCCCCCGAAATTTTAACCAAATCTCGGCCCGGGTTTGGATCCGACGCGGCCCAGTCGTTTAACCGCCGCAACAGCTACGGGTCGCCCAACAATGGTGTTTCTAGCAGCAATTCTAATGCTCTTACGCATGCTCAGAATGTTGATAGTAACAGAAGAAAAAGTTACGCAGGTAGCAACGatgatttgaatttaaaatcagGAAGTGGGATTTACAGAGGGTATAATCCGGCGGGGAACAAGTGCCGCAGACTTCCAGTGATGTTGCAATTCCATGGCGGAGGATTTGTTAGTGGGAGCAACGATTCGGTTGGCAATGATTATTTCTGCAGGCGTATTGCGAAATCGTGTGATGTGATTGTCTTGGCCGTGGGTTATAGATTGGCGCCTGAGAATAAGTACCCAGCAGCATTTGAGGATGGGTTGAAGGTGCTGCATTGGCTGGCAAAGCAGACTCATTTGGCTGAATGCAGCAAGTCGTTGGGGAGTTTGAAGGGAGGTGGAGCTGATTTGAGGAAGACAGATGGTAATTGGCATGTTTCTGATGCCTTCGGCGCCTCAATGGTGGAGCCTTGGTTGGCTGCGCATGGAGATCCGTCGAG ATGTGTGCTTCTTGGAGTGAGTTGTGGGGGAAATATTGCTGAATATGTGGCAAGGAAAGCCGTAGAGGCTGGTAAGCTTTTGGACCCAGTAAAGGTGGTTGCTCAGGTTTTGATGTATCCCTTTTTCATTGGAAGTGTACCCACACATTCGGAGATAAAACTGGCGAACTCCTACTTCTATGACAAGGCTATGTGCGTACTTGCGTGGAAACTTCTCCTGACCGAGGAGGAGTTTAGCCTGGATCACGCCGCTGCAAACCCACTCGTTTCTGGTAGAGGTCCTCCTTTGAAGCATATGCCCCCAACATTGACTGTGGTAGCTGAACATGACTGGATGAGAGATCGAGCGATTGCATATTCAGAGGAGCTCCGGAAGGTGAATGTGGATGCTCCTGTTCTTGAGTACAAAGATGCAGTTCACGAGTTTGCAACCCTTGACATGCTTCTTAAGACACCTCAGGCTCAGGCGTGTGCGGAGGACATTGCCATCTGGGTCAAGAAACATATTTCACTTCGAGGTCACGAGTTTTCGTATTGA